In the Rhodoferax fermentans genome, ACAATGCGCCGCTGGGCGATCATCGCAAACGACAGCAACAAAATCAGCGTCGCCAACAGATTGATCAGCTGGGGCACAAACTTGATCATTTGCCCCCCAGCAACACGTTGACCAGCAGGCCGATCACAGCCATCAGGAAGGCGGTGCCCAGAAACTCCGGCACCCGGAAGATGCGCATCTTGGCACTCGCGGTCTCAATCATGGCCATCAACATACCGCCCACCGCCAGTTTGAACACCAGCACCGGCAAAGCCAGCAGCAGGGCCAGCGGCGCGTTGGCCTCGGCCACACCCCAGGGGAAAAACAGCGCCAGCCCAATACACGAGTAGGCAAACAGTTTGAGGCTGGCAGCCCACTCCAGCAGCGCCAGGTGGCGTGCCGAGTACTCCAGGATCATCGCCTCATGGATCATGGTGAGTTCAAGGTGGGTGTCGGGGTTGTCCACCGGCACCCGGGCGTTTTCTGCCAGCGACACCATGGTGAACGCCACCCCGGCAAGTAACAGGCTCGGGTAGATCGCCAACTCCCGGTGCGCGAGTGTTTCGACAATGGTGGTCAGCGAGGTCGAGCCGGTGATCATCGAGGCACAAAACAGCACCATCAGCAAAGCCGGCTCGGCCAGAAAACCGACCAGCATTTCGCGACGCGCACCGAGTGTGCCAAAGGCAGTGCCGACATCCATGGCCGCCAGAGAGATGAACACCCGCGCCAGCGCAAACAGGCCCACCAGCGCAATCGCGTCGGCCGCCGGTGACAGCGGCAAGTCGGTGGACAGCGTCGGGATGATGGCGCTGGCCAGCAACATACAACCAAACACCACATAGGGTGCAAATCGGTACAGCGGCGAGGCGTGTTCGGCCATCAGCGACTCTTTGTTGAAGAGTTTGTGCAGGTTCATGTAGGGCTGCAGCAGGCTTGGTGCCGACTTGTTCTGCAACCAGTGGCGCCACTGGTTGATCCAGCCGGTGAGCAAGGGCGCCAGCAACAAGGCGACCACCAGGGCCAGCAACTGTGAGAAAGCGCCGAGTGCACTCATCGTTTCACCACCAGCAAGACCACAATCAGGGTAACAAAGCTGTACATCAGGTACACCGCAATCCGTCCCTGCTGCAACACCCCCACCAGCTTGGACACCCAGGCCACCGCCCGCGCCAGCGGCAGGTAGAGCGCATGCCACAGCGGGTCTTCGACCTTGACCTGGTAACTCGGCTGGGCATCAAAGGCAGTCGGCAGGTGCTTGGTGATGCGGAAAAACGGCTCAAAAATCTGCCGGATCGGCTGGCCAAACCCCTCGGCGCTGTCCTGCATACGGGCCGTCTGCCAGGGGTGGCCGCAGTCCCAGGGCGGCACCCGGCGCAGGCGGCCGTGGTAGAGGCGGCGCACCAGCACAAACGCAATACCAAAACTCAGCACCACACCCAGCAGGAAAATCACCGGCGCATAACTGGCCCGCTCCACATTCACCGGCACCAGCAGCCAGCTGTTGTTGTCCACCATCTGCGCCAGCCCGGCGCCCACCAGGCTACGTGTCACCGGGTCCATCAGCGCAATCACCTGGTTCGGAAACAGGCCCAGCAGCACACAACCGGCCACCAGCCACAACATGCCCAGTCGCTCCCAGCGCCCGGCGTCATGCGCCTGGGCCAGCTTGGCCTCACGCGGCTGGCCCAAAAACACCACCCCAAAATACTTGACCATGGTGAAGCCCGAGAGCGCCGCCACCAGCGCAATCAGTGCCGCCATCACCGGCACCAGCATGTCCAGAAACGAGCCCGGCAGCCCGGTAGTGAACAAGAAACTTTGCAACAACAACCACTCGGCGACAAACCCGCCAAACGGCGGCAAACCCGCGCAGGCCAGCACCCCCACCAAGGTCGGCCAAGCCACCCAAGGCATGTAACGCATCAGCCCACCCAGTTTGCCCAGGCTGCGCTCACCGGTGGCATGCAACACCGCGCCGGTGCTGCAAAACAGCAGGCCCTTGAAAAACGCATGGCTGAGCATGTGGTACAGCGCTGCAGTGAGCGCCAGCGCCGACAGCGCCTGCATGTGGTAGCTGGAAAACAGCAATGCCAGCCCGATACCGGCGGCCATCAGCCCAATGTTTTCAATGCTGGAATAAGCCAGCAGGCGCTTCATTTCAACCTGCACCGTGGAGAACACCACACCAAACAACGCGGTGGCCAACCCCAGGCCCATCAACAACACCCCCCACCACCAGAGCCGCGTTTGTAGCAGGTCAAATGACACCCGCAACACCCCATACAGCGCAATCTTGAGCATCACCCCACTCATCAGTGCGGACACCGGTGAGGGCGCTGCCGGGTGCGCCTCGGGCAGCCAGGCGTGTAAGGGCAATAACCCGGCCTTGGCGCCAAAACCGAACACCGCCAGACAGAAGGCCACCGAGGCCCAGAACGGGCTCAGGTGTTGGGCACGCATGTTGGCAAAAGTGTAGTCACCGGTGTTGGCCTGCAACACCCCAAAACACAGCAGGATACCCAGCGCGCCCACGTGCGCCACCAGCATGTAGAGGTAGCCGGCGCTGCGGATTTCGGGGATGCGGTGGTTGGCCAGCACCAGGAAGAAGGAGGAAAACGCCATGGTTTCCCACATCACCATGAACACATAGGCATCGTCAGCCAGCACCACCATCACCATGCTGGCCAGAAACACGTGGTATTCCAGGCACAACAACCCAGGCGGTGTGCCCTCCCCCTGGCGGAAATAACCCGCTGCAAAGGTCGACACCCCGGCCGACACGCCACCGATGAGCAACAGGAAAAAAGCTGAGAGGCTGTCCAGGCGGAAATGGAACGGCAACTGCGGCAAGCCCAGCGGCAACACGACCGTCTCGGTACTGGCAAAGGCGGCACTCAGCGCCACCGCCATCAGGCCCACCGAGGCCACAGCGCCCAGCGGAAACAGCAGGGTCGAGACAATCCGAAAACGCCGCAGTGCCGCGATACCCGCCACACCGATCAACAACCAGACCACAACAACCAGCAACACCCAATCCAGATGGATCCAAGTGGTGGCCGGGGCAAAACTGTTCATGTAGCGGCAACAAATGTGAAGAGGGGGAGGCCTCGGATATTACACCCCCCCTTTTTGGGTGTTAGCCACCCGCAAGCTGGCGGGCGCACAATAGCCGC is a window encoding:
- a CDS encoding respiratory chain complex I subunit 1 family protein, with the protein product MSALGAFSQLLALVVALLLAPLLTGWINQWRHWLQNKSAPSLLQPYMNLHKLFNKESLMAEHASPLYRFAPYVVFGCMLLASAIIPTLSTDLPLSPAADAIALVGLFALARVFISLAAMDVGTAFGTLGARREMLVGFLAEPALLMVLFCASMITGSTSLTTIVETLAHRELAIYPSLLLAGVAFTMVSLAENARVPVDNPDTHLELTMIHEAMILEYSARHLALLEWAASLKLFAYSCIGLALFFPWGVAEANAPLALLLALPVLVFKLAVGGMLMAMIETASAKMRIFRVPEFLGTAFLMAVIGLLVNVLLGGK
- the hyfB gene encoding hydrogenase 4 subunit B, whose amino-acid sequence is MNSFAPATTWIHLDWVLLVVVVWLLIGVAGIAALRRFRIVSTLLFPLGAVASVGLMAVALSAAFASTETVVLPLGLPQLPFHFRLDSLSAFFLLLIGGVSAGVSTFAAGYFRQGEGTPPGLLCLEYHVFLASMVMVVLADDAYVFMVMWETMAFSSFFLVLANHRIPEIRSAGYLYMLVAHVGALGILLCFGVLQANTGDYTFANMRAQHLSPFWASVAFCLAVFGFGAKAGLLPLHAWLPEAHPAAPSPVSALMSGVMLKIALYGVLRVSFDLLQTRLWWWGVLLMGLGLATALFGVVFSTVQVEMKRLLAYSSIENIGLMAAGIGLALLFSSYHMQALSALALTAALYHMLSHAFFKGLLFCSTGAVLHATGERSLGKLGGLMRYMPWVAWPTLVGVLACAGLPPFGGFVAEWLLLQSFLFTTGLPGSFLDMLVPVMAALIALVAALSGFTMVKYFGVVFLGQPREAKLAQAHDAGRWERLGMLWLVAGCVLLGLFPNQVIALMDPVTRSLVGAGLAQMVDNNSWLLVPVNVERASYAPVIFLLGVVLSFGIAFVLVRRLYHGRLRRVPPWDCGHPWQTARMQDSAEGFGQPIRQIFEPFFRITKHLPTAFDAQPSYQVKVEDPLWHALYLPLARAVAWVSKLVGVLQQGRIAVYLMYSFVTLIVVLLVVKR